In a genomic window of Lepisosteus oculatus isolate fLepOcu1 chromosome 5, fLepOcu1.hap2, whole genome shotgun sequence:
- the lmnl3 gene encoding lamin L3 isoform X1 → MAFVTSPPATSTSRASRTTRRSTAGVSPSGSSPTRLSRLQEKEELRQLNDRLAAYIERVQQLENDKASIQLLLEEKEENSSREVDKIRLLYGSELAEARKLLDDTANERARLQLELSKLTEDHRQLQTRNSKKEAELTTAAGRLRNLEALLNSKEAEVANLLAGNRRLENETSEHTAQIAKLESALNDARTQLHDEMLRRVDLENQVQTLREQMDFQKQLSEEEIRETRTRHEKKLVELDSGRRKEFESKLAEALKQLRNEHEYDIQQYKEELERTFSAKLENAQLAAAKNSDLACASREELMGTKMRVETLSSQLSHFQKQNTALEAKVRDLEEALDRERVSGHQRVMEKDREMVEMRQRMQAQLEEYANLLDVKLALDMEINAYRKMLEGEEQRFNLSPGPSPQTAVPRSHAHSSWRPRGKKRKLEERPGVSTGYKISQHSSSVGGVSVDEVDLEGNFVKLRNNSDTDQPIGGWILKNYTAVPGTAFTIPSSFVLRAGQTITIWASGAGVNPNPPSDFVWKNQKTWGTGDDIRIVLLNSRDEVIAERALLRIEREVEGESEAEFHEDVVAGSEVHFRRQGHHVAEDPSCAVM, encoded by the exons ATGGCTTTTGTAACTTCCCCTCCGGCCACCTCGACAAGCCGGGCATCCCGGACCACAAGGCGCAGCACGGCTGGGGTCTCTCCGTCAGGCTCCAGCCCCACGCGTCTGAGTCGTTTGCAGGAGAAAGAGGAGCTCAGGCAGCTCAATGATCGCCTTGCCGCTTACATCGAGCGAGTCCAGCAGCTGGAGAATGACAAAGCCTCCATACAGCTTCTGCTGGAGGAGAAAGAGGAAAACTCGTCCCGGGAGGTGGATAAAATCCGGCTGCTGTACGGCTCGGAGCTCGCCGAGGCCAGGAAGCTGCTGGACGATACGGCCAACGAGAGAGCCAGGCTTCAGCTAGAGCTAAGCAAGCTCACAGAGGACCACCGGCAGCTGCAGACGAG GAACAGTAAGAAGGAGGCTGAGTTGACCACAGCAGCTGGTCGTTTAAGAAACCTTGAAGCTCTGCTCAACTCCAAAGAAGCAGAAGTGGCCAACTTGCTGGCAGGAAACAGAAGACTAGAAAACGAAACTTCTGAACATACTGCTCAGATTGCCAAA CTAGAATCTGCACTAAATGATGCCAGGACACAGCTCCATGATGAAATGTTGCGAAGAGTTGACTTGGAGAACCAAGTGCAGACACTGCGGGAACAGATGGATTTTCAGAAGCAGCTCAGTGAGGAA GAAATCAGGGAAACGAGGACCCGCCATGAGAAAAAATTGGTGGAGCTGGATTCTGGCCGGCGGAAGGAGTTTGAGAGTAAATTGGCAGAGGCGCTGAAACAGCTCCGAAATGAACACGAGTATGACATCCAGCAGTACAAGGAGGAGCTCGAGAGAACATTCAGTGCAAAG CTGGAGAACGCGCAGCTGGCTGCTGCCAAGAACAGTGATTTAGCCTGCGCTTCAAGAGAAGAGCTCATGGGAACTAAAATGAGAGTGGAAACTTTATCATCTCAGCTCAGtcattttcaaaagcag AACACCGCATTAGAGGCTAAAGTCAGGGACCTGGAAGAGGCACTAGACCGGGAGAGAGTTTCTGGTCATCAGCGGGTGATGGAGAAAGACCGGGAGATGGTGGAAATGAGGCAGCGGATGCAGGCTCAGCTGGAGGAATATGCCAATCTCTTAGATGTGAAACTGGCCCTGGACATGGAGATCAATGCCTATAGGAAAATGCTGGAAGGAGAAGAACAGAG GTTCAACCTTTCCCCCGGCCCCTCGCCTCAGACAGCTGTCCCCCGCAGTCACGCGCACAGCTCCTGGAGACCCCGTGGCAAGAAAAGGAAACTAGAGGAGAGACCAGGCGTCTCTACTGGGTACAAAATATCCCAGCATTCCTCATCTGTAGGAGGAGTGTCTGTTGATGAGGTAGACTTGGAAGGAAATTTTGTCAAGCTCAGGAATAATTCAGACACT GACCAGCCTATTGGTGGGTGGATTCTGAAAAATTATACAGCAGTGCCAGGAACTGCATTTACAATCCCCTCTTCATTTGTGCTTAGAGCTGGGCAGACAATCACA ATCTGGGCCTCGGGGGCTGGGGTGAACCCGAACCCCCCCAGTGACTTTGTCTGGAAGAACCAGAAAACCTGGGGCACCGGTGATGACATCAGGATTGTCCTGCTGAACAGCCGAGACGAG GTGATTGCAGAGCGAGCTCTCCTGCGCATAGAGAGGGAGGTGGAGGGGGAGTCGGAGGCTGAGTTTCATGAAGATGTGGTCGCTGGCAGCGAGGTGCACTTCCGACGCCAG GGGCATCATGTAGCTGAAGATCCCAGCTGTGCTGTTATGTAA
- the lmnl3 gene encoding lamin L3 isoform X3 has product MAFVTSPPATSTSRASRTTRRSTAGVSPSGSSPTRLSRLQEKEELRQLNDRLAAYIERVQQLENDKASIQLLLEEKEENSSREVDKIRLLYGSELAEARKLLDDTANERARLQLELSKLTEDHRQLQTRNSKKEAELTTAAGRLRNLEALLNSKEAEVANLLAGNRRLENETSEHTAQIAKLESALNDARTQLHDEMLRRVDLENQVQTLREQMDFQKQLSEEEIRETRTRHEKKLVELDSGRRKEFESKLAEALKQLRNEHEYDIQQYKEELERTFSAKLENAQLAAAKNSDLACASREELMGTKMRVETLSSQLSHFQKQNTALEAKVRDLEEALDRERVSGHQRVMEKDREMVEMRQRMQAQLEEYANLLDVKLALDMEINAYRKMLEGEEQRFNLSPGPSPQTAVPRSHAHSSWRPRGKKRKLEERPGVSTGYKISQHSSSVGGVSVDEVDLEGNFVKLRNNSDTDQPIGGWILKNYTAVPGTAFTIPSSFVLRAGQTITIWASGAGVNPNPPSDFVWKNQKTWGTGDDIRIVLLNSRDEVIAERALLRIEREVEGESEAEFHEDVVAGSEVHFRRQTER; this is encoded by the exons ATGGCTTTTGTAACTTCCCCTCCGGCCACCTCGACAAGCCGGGCATCCCGGACCACAAGGCGCAGCACGGCTGGGGTCTCTCCGTCAGGCTCCAGCCCCACGCGTCTGAGTCGTTTGCAGGAGAAAGAGGAGCTCAGGCAGCTCAATGATCGCCTTGCCGCTTACATCGAGCGAGTCCAGCAGCTGGAGAATGACAAAGCCTCCATACAGCTTCTGCTGGAGGAGAAAGAGGAAAACTCGTCCCGGGAGGTGGATAAAATCCGGCTGCTGTACGGCTCGGAGCTCGCCGAGGCCAGGAAGCTGCTGGACGATACGGCCAACGAGAGAGCCAGGCTTCAGCTAGAGCTAAGCAAGCTCACAGAGGACCACCGGCAGCTGCAGACGAG GAACAGTAAGAAGGAGGCTGAGTTGACCACAGCAGCTGGTCGTTTAAGAAACCTTGAAGCTCTGCTCAACTCCAAAGAAGCAGAAGTGGCCAACTTGCTGGCAGGAAACAGAAGACTAGAAAACGAAACTTCTGAACATACTGCTCAGATTGCCAAA CTAGAATCTGCACTAAATGATGCCAGGACACAGCTCCATGATGAAATGTTGCGAAGAGTTGACTTGGAGAACCAAGTGCAGACACTGCGGGAACAGATGGATTTTCAGAAGCAGCTCAGTGAGGAA GAAATCAGGGAAACGAGGACCCGCCATGAGAAAAAATTGGTGGAGCTGGATTCTGGCCGGCGGAAGGAGTTTGAGAGTAAATTGGCAGAGGCGCTGAAACAGCTCCGAAATGAACACGAGTATGACATCCAGCAGTACAAGGAGGAGCTCGAGAGAACATTCAGTGCAAAG CTGGAGAACGCGCAGCTGGCTGCTGCCAAGAACAGTGATTTAGCCTGCGCTTCAAGAGAAGAGCTCATGGGAACTAAAATGAGAGTGGAAACTTTATCATCTCAGCTCAGtcattttcaaaagcag AACACCGCATTAGAGGCTAAAGTCAGGGACCTGGAAGAGGCACTAGACCGGGAGAGAGTTTCTGGTCATCAGCGGGTGATGGAGAAAGACCGGGAGATGGTGGAAATGAGGCAGCGGATGCAGGCTCAGCTGGAGGAATATGCCAATCTCTTAGATGTGAAACTGGCCCTGGACATGGAGATCAATGCCTATAGGAAAATGCTGGAAGGAGAAGAACAGAG GTTCAACCTTTCCCCCGGCCCCTCGCCTCAGACAGCTGTCCCCCGCAGTCACGCGCACAGCTCCTGGAGACCCCGTGGCAAGAAAAGGAAACTAGAGGAGAGACCAGGCGTCTCTACTGGGTACAAAATATCCCAGCATTCCTCATCTGTAGGAGGAGTGTCTGTTGATGAGGTAGACTTGGAAGGAAATTTTGTCAAGCTCAGGAATAATTCAGACACT GACCAGCCTATTGGTGGGTGGATTCTGAAAAATTATACAGCAGTGCCAGGAACTGCATTTACAATCCCCTCTTCATTTGTGCTTAGAGCTGGGCAGACAATCACA ATCTGGGCCTCGGGGGCTGGGGTGAACCCGAACCCCCCCAGTGACTTTGTCTGGAAGAACCAGAAAACCTGGGGCACCGGTGATGACATCAGGATTGTCCTGCTGAACAGCCGAGACGAG GTGATTGCAGAGCGAGCTCTCCTGCGCATAGAGAGGGAGGTGGAGGGGGAGTCGGAGGCTGAGTTTCATGAAGATGTGGTCGCTGGCAGCGAGGTGCACTTCCGACGCCAG ACAGAAAGATAG
- the lmnl3 gene encoding lamin L3 isoform X5 translates to MAFVTSPPATSTSRASRTTRRSTAGVSPSGSSPTRLSRLQEKEELRQLNDRLAAYIERVQQLENDKASIQLLLEEKEENSSREVDKIRLLYGSELAEARKLLDDTANERARLQLELSKLTEDHRQLQTRNSKKEAELTTAAGRLRNLEALLNSKEAEVANLLAGNRRLENETSEHTAQIAKLESALNDARTQLHDEMLRRVDLENQVQTLREQMDFQKQLSEEEIRETRTRHEKKLVELDSGRRKEFESKLAEALKQLRNEHEYDIQQYKEELERTFSAKLENAQLAAAKNSDLACASREELMGTKMRVETLSSQLSHFQKQNTALEAKVRDLEEALDRERVSGHQRVMEKDREMVEMRQRMQAQLEEYANLLDVKLALDMEINAYRKMLEGEEQRFNLSPGPSPQTAVPRSHAHSSWRPRGKKRKLEERPGVSTGYKISQHSSSVGGVSVDEVDLEGNFVKLRNNSDTDQPIGGWILKNYTAVPGTAFTIPSSFVLRAGQTITIWASGAGVNPNPPSDFVWKNQKTWGTGDDIRIVLLNSRDETER, encoded by the exons ATGGCTTTTGTAACTTCCCCTCCGGCCACCTCGACAAGCCGGGCATCCCGGACCACAAGGCGCAGCACGGCTGGGGTCTCTCCGTCAGGCTCCAGCCCCACGCGTCTGAGTCGTTTGCAGGAGAAAGAGGAGCTCAGGCAGCTCAATGATCGCCTTGCCGCTTACATCGAGCGAGTCCAGCAGCTGGAGAATGACAAAGCCTCCATACAGCTTCTGCTGGAGGAGAAAGAGGAAAACTCGTCCCGGGAGGTGGATAAAATCCGGCTGCTGTACGGCTCGGAGCTCGCCGAGGCCAGGAAGCTGCTGGACGATACGGCCAACGAGAGAGCCAGGCTTCAGCTAGAGCTAAGCAAGCTCACAGAGGACCACCGGCAGCTGCAGACGAG GAACAGTAAGAAGGAGGCTGAGTTGACCACAGCAGCTGGTCGTTTAAGAAACCTTGAAGCTCTGCTCAACTCCAAAGAAGCAGAAGTGGCCAACTTGCTGGCAGGAAACAGAAGACTAGAAAACGAAACTTCTGAACATACTGCTCAGATTGCCAAA CTAGAATCTGCACTAAATGATGCCAGGACACAGCTCCATGATGAAATGTTGCGAAGAGTTGACTTGGAGAACCAAGTGCAGACACTGCGGGAACAGATGGATTTTCAGAAGCAGCTCAGTGAGGAA GAAATCAGGGAAACGAGGACCCGCCATGAGAAAAAATTGGTGGAGCTGGATTCTGGCCGGCGGAAGGAGTTTGAGAGTAAATTGGCAGAGGCGCTGAAACAGCTCCGAAATGAACACGAGTATGACATCCAGCAGTACAAGGAGGAGCTCGAGAGAACATTCAGTGCAAAG CTGGAGAACGCGCAGCTGGCTGCTGCCAAGAACAGTGATTTAGCCTGCGCTTCAAGAGAAGAGCTCATGGGAACTAAAATGAGAGTGGAAACTTTATCATCTCAGCTCAGtcattttcaaaagcag AACACCGCATTAGAGGCTAAAGTCAGGGACCTGGAAGAGGCACTAGACCGGGAGAGAGTTTCTGGTCATCAGCGGGTGATGGAGAAAGACCGGGAGATGGTGGAAATGAGGCAGCGGATGCAGGCTCAGCTGGAGGAATATGCCAATCTCTTAGATGTGAAACTGGCCCTGGACATGGAGATCAATGCCTATAGGAAAATGCTGGAAGGAGAAGAACAGAG GTTCAACCTTTCCCCCGGCCCCTCGCCTCAGACAGCTGTCCCCCGCAGTCACGCGCACAGCTCCTGGAGACCCCGTGGCAAGAAAAGGAAACTAGAGGAGAGACCAGGCGTCTCTACTGGGTACAAAATATCCCAGCATTCCTCATCTGTAGGAGGAGTGTCTGTTGATGAGGTAGACTTGGAAGGAAATTTTGTCAAGCTCAGGAATAATTCAGACACT GACCAGCCTATTGGTGGGTGGATTCTGAAAAATTATACAGCAGTGCCAGGAACTGCATTTACAATCCCCTCTTCATTTGTGCTTAGAGCTGGGCAGACAATCACA ATCTGGGCCTCGGGGGCTGGGGTGAACCCGAACCCCCCCAGTGACTTTGTCTGGAAGAACCAGAAAACCTGGGGCACCGGTGATGACATCAGGATTGTCCTGCTGAACAGCCGAGACGAG ACAGAAAGATAG
- the lmnl3 gene encoding lamin L3 isoform X4, with translation MAFVTSPPATSTSRASRTTRRSTAGVSPSGSSPTRLSRLQEKEELRQLNDRLAAYIERVQQLENDKASIQLLLEEKEENSSREVDKIRLLYGSELAEARKLLDDTANERARLQLELSKLTEDHRQLQTRNSKKEAELTTAAGRLRNLEALLNSKEAEVANLLAGNRRLENETSEHTAQIAKLESALNDARTQLHDEMLRRVDLENQVQTLREQMDFQKQLSEEEIRETRTRHEKKLVELDSGRRKEFESKLAEALKQLRNEHEYDIQQYKEELERTFSAKLENAQLAAAKNSDLACASREELMGTKMRVETLSSQLSHFQKQNTALEAKVRDLEEALDRERVSGHQRVMEKDREMVEMRQRMQAQLEEYANLLDVKLALDMEINAYRKMLEGEEQRFNLSPGPSPQTAVPRSHAHSSWRPRGKKRKLEERPGVSTGYKISQHSSSVGGVSVDEVDLEGNFVKLRNNSDTDQPIGGWILKNYTAVPGTAFTIPSSFVLRAGQTITIWASGAGVNPNPPSDFVWKNQKTWGTGDDIRIVLLNSRDEVIAERALLRIEREVEGESEAEFHEDVVAGSEVHFRRQS, from the exons ATGGCTTTTGTAACTTCCCCTCCGGCCACCTCGACAAGCCGGGCATCCCGGACCACAAGGCGCAGCACGGCTGGGGTCTCTCCGTCAGGCTCCAGCCCCACGCGTCTGAGTCGTTTGCAGGAGAAAGAGGAGCTCAGGCAGCTCAATGATCGCCTTGCCGCTTACATCGAGCGAGTCCAGCAGCTGGAGAATGACAAAGCCTCCATACAGCTTCTGCTGGAGGAGAAAGAGGAAAACTCGTCCCGGGAGGTGGATAAAATCCGGCTGCTGTACGGCTCGGAGCTCGCCGAGGCCAGGAAGCTGCTGGACGATACGGCCAACGAGAGAGCCAGGCTTCAGCTAGAGCTAAGCAAGCTCACAGAGGACCACCGGCAGCTGCAGACGAG GAACAGTAAGAAGGAGGCTGAGTTGACCACAGCAGCTGGTCGTTTAAGAAACCTTGAAGCTCTGCTCAACTCCAAAGAAGCAGAAGTGGCCAACTTGCTGGCAGGAAACAGAAGACTAGAAAACGAAACTTCTGAACATACTGCTCAGATTGCCAAA CTAGAATCTGCACTAAATGATGCCAGGACACAGCTCCATGATGAAATGTTGCGAAGAGTTGACTTGGAGAACCAAGTGCAGACACTGCGGGAACAGATGGATTTTCAGAAGCAGCTCAGTGAGGAA GAAATCAGGGAAACGAGGACCCGCCATGAGAAAAAATTGGTGGAGCTGGATTCTGGCCGGCGGAAGGAGTTTGAGAGTAAATTGGCAGAGGCGCTGAAACAGCTCCGAAATGAACACGAGTATGACATCCAGCAGTACAAGGAGGAGCTCGAGAGAACATTCAGTGCAAAG CTGGAGAACGCGCAGCTGGCTGCTGCCAAGAACAGTGATTTAGCCTGCGCTTCAAGAGAAGAGCTCATGGGAACTAAAATGAGAGTGGAAACTTTATCATCTCAGCTCAGtcattttcaaaagcag AACACCGCATTAGAGGCTAAAGTCAGGGACCTGGAAGAGGCACTAGACCGGGAGAGAGTTTCTGGTCATCAGCGGGTGATGGAGAAAGACCGGGAGATGGTGGAAATGAGGCAGCGGATGCAGGCTCAGCTGGAGGAATATGCCAATCTCTTAGATGTGAAACTGGCCCTGGACATGGAGATCAATGCCTATAGGAAAATGCTGGAAGGAGAAGAACAGAG GTTCAACCTTTCCCCCGGCCCCTCGCCTCAGACAGCTGTCCCCCGCAGTCACGCGCACAGCTCCTGGAGACCCCGTGGCAAGAAAAGGAAACTAGAGGAGAGACCAGGCGTCTCTACTGGGTACAAAATATCCCAGCATTCCTCATCTGTAGGAGGAGTGTCTGTTGATGAGGTAGACTTGGAAGGAAATTTTGTCAAGCTCAGGAATAATTCAGACACT GACCAGCCTATTGGTGGGTGGATTCTGAAAAATTATACAGCAGTGCCAGGAACTGCATTTACAATCCCCTCTTCATTTGTGCTTAGAGCTGGGCAGACAATCACA ATCTGGGCCTCGGGGGCTGGGGTGAACCCGAACCCCCCCAGTGACTTTGTCTGGAAGAACCAGAAAACCTGGGGCACCGGTGATGACATCAGGATTGTCCTGCTGAACAGCCGAGACGAG GTGATTGCAGAGCGAGCTCTCCTGCGCATAGAGAGGGAGGTGGAGGGGGAGTCGGAGGCTGAGTTTCATGAAGATGTGGTCGCTGGCAGCGAGGTGCACTTCCGACGCCAG AGTTAA
- the lmnl3 gene encoding lamin L3 isoform X2, producing the protein MAFVTSPPATSTSRASRTTRRSTAGVSPSGSSPTRLSRLQEKEELRQLNDRLAAYIERVQQLENDKASIQLLLEEKEENSSREVDKIRLLYGSELAEARKLLDDTANERARLQLELSKLTEDHRQLQTRNSKKEAELTTAAGRLRNLEALLNSKEAEVANLLAGNRRLENETSEHTAQIAKLESALNDARTQLHDEMLRRVDLENQVQTLREQMDFQKQLSEEEIRETRTRHEKKLVELDSGRRKEFESKLAEALKQLRNEHEYDIQQYKEELERTFSAKLENAQLAAAKNSDLACASREELMGTKMRVETLSSQLSHFQKQNTALEAKVRDLEEALDRERVSGHQRVMEKDREMVEMRQRMQAQLEEYANLLDVKLALDMEINAYRKMLEGEEQRFNLSPGPSPQTAVPRSHAHSSWRPRGKKRKLEERPGVSTGYKISQHSSSVGGVSVDEVDLEGNFVKLRNNSDTDQPIGGWILKNYTAVPGTAFTIPSSFVLRAGQTITIWASGAGVNPNPPSDFVWKNQKTWGTGDDIRIVLLNSRDEVIAERALLRIEREVEGESEAEFHEDVVAGSEVHFRRQPKRRKKKCCSVS; encoded by the exons ATGGCTTTTGTAACTTCCCCTCCGGCCACCTCGACAAGCCGGGCATCCCGGACCACAAGGCGCAGCACGGCTGGGGTCTCTCCGTCAGGCTCCAGCCCCACGCGTCTGAGTCGTTTGCAGGAGAAAGAGGAGCTCAGGCAGCTCAATGATCGCCTTGCCGCTTACATCGAGCGAGTCCAGCAGCTGGAGAATGACAAAGCCTCCATACAGCTTCTGCTGGAGGAGAAAGAGGAAAACTCGTCCCGGGAGGTGGATAAAATCCGGCTGCTGTACGGCTCGGAGCTCGCCGAGGCCAGGAAGCTGCTGGACGATACGGCCAACGAGAGAGCCAGGCTTCAGCTAGAGCTAAGCAAGCTCACAGAGGACCACCGGCAGCTGCAGACGAG GAACAGTAAGAAGGAGGCTGAGTTGACCACAGCAGCTGGTCGTTTAAGAAACCTTGAAGCTCTGCTCAACTCCAAAGAAGCAGAAGTGGCCAACTTGCTGGCAGGAAACAGAAGACTAGAAAACGAAACTTCTGAACATACTGCTCAGATTGCCAAA CTAGAATCTGCACTAAATGATGCCAGGACACAGCTCCATGATGAAATGTTGCGAAGAGTTGACTTGGAGAACCAAGTGCAGACACTGCGGGAACAGATGGATTTTCAGAAGCAGCTCAGTGAGGAA GAAATCAGGGAAACGAGGACCCGCCATGAGAAAAAATTGGTGGAGCTGGATTCTGGCCGGCGGAAGGAGTTTGAGAGTAAATTGGCAGAGGCGCTGAAACAGCTCCGAAATGAACACGAGTATGACATCCAGCAGTACAAGGAGGAGCTCGAGAGAACATTCAGTGCAAAG CTGGAGAACGCGCAGCTGGCTGCTGCCAAGAACAGTGATTTAGCCTGCGCTTCAAGAGAAGAGCTCATGGGAACTAAAATGAGAGTGGAAACTTTATCATCTCAGCTCAGtcattttcaaaagcag AACACCGCATTAGAGGCTAAAGTCAGGGACCTGGAAGAGGCACTAGACCGGGAGAGAGTTTCTGGTCATCAGCGGGTGATGGAGAAAGACCGGGAGATGGTGGAAATGAGGCAGCGGATGCAGGCTCAGCTGGAGGAATATGCCAATCTCTTAGATGTGAAACTGGCCCTGGACATGGAGATCAATGCCTATAGGAAAATGCTGGAAGGAGAAGAACAGAG GTTCAACCTTTCCCCCGGCCCCTCGCCTCAGACAGCTGTCCCCCGCAGTCACGCGCACAGCTCCTGGAGACCCCGTGGCAAGAAAAGGAAACTAGAGGAGAGACCAGGCGTCTCTACTGGGTACAAAATATCCCAGCATTCCTCATCTGTAGGAGGAGTGTCTGTTGATGAGGTAGACTTGGAAGGAAATTTTGTCAAGCTCAGGAATAATTCAGACACT GACCAGCCTATTGGTGGGTGGATTCTGAAAAATTATACAGCAGTGCCAGGAACTGCATTTACAATCCCCTCTTCATTTGTGCTTAGAGCTGGGCAGACAATCACA ATCTGGGCCTCGGGGGCTGGGGTGAACCCGAACCCCCCCAGTGACTTTGTCTGGAAGAACCAGAAAACCTGGGGCACCGGTGATGACATCAGGATTGTCCTGCTGAACAGCCGAGACGAG GTGATTGCAGAGCGAGCTCTCCTGCGCATAGAGAGGGAGGTGGAGGGGGAGTCGGAGGCTGAGTTTCATGAAGATGTGGTCGCTGGCAGCGAGGTGCACTTCCGACGCCAG ccaaaaagaagaaaaaagaaatgttgttcCGTCTCTTGA
- the LOC102696109 gene encoding E3 ubiquitin-protein ligase MARCHF3: MDCEDPHDGLSAVTSLLQLTVEQLPSPCVQEDTEGRTSVPLAISSASSLCSEDPFCRICHEGSGGEELLSPCRCSGTLAKLHRSCLEHWLTASNTSHCELCHFEFALERLPKPLSEWLQAPAMQHQRRTLCGDAICFMFITPLASLSGWLCVQGATDLYYSSSMEAIGLIVLTLALFTIYLFWTTVSIRYHIQLFKKWRRTNQKVRLQIPRPAVLHSPVQAVPPSTTSKDKNKETIV, translated from the exons ATGGATTGTGAGGACCCTCATGACGGTCTATCAGCGGTCACCTCCTTACTGCAGTTAACAGTGGAGCAGCTGCCCAGCCCCTGTGTGCAGGAAGATACTGAGGGCAGAACCTCTGTCCCCCTTGCAATCTCCAGCGCCAGCAG CCTCTGCAGTGAGGACCCCTTCTGCAGGATCTGCCATGAGGGCAGCGGTGGTGAGGAGCTCCTGTCGCCCTGTCGGTGCTCAGGCACACTGGCCAAGCTGCACCGCAGCTGTCTGGAGCACTGGCTGACAGCTTCAAACACAAGCCACTGTGAGCTCTGTCACTTTGAATTTGCCTTGGAACGCTTGCCAAAGCCACTCAGTGAG tggcTGCAAGCCCCAGCGATGCAGCATCAGAGGAGAACTCTGTGTGGAGATGCCATCTGCTTCATGTTTATAACTCCATTAGCCAGTCTGTCTGGTTGGCTGTGTGTCCAGGGAGCCACGGACCTCTATTACAGCAGCAGCATGGAAGCAATTGGACTCATAGTCCTCACACTTGCACTTTTCACCATTTACCTTTTCTGGACAACT GTCTCGATACGATATCACATTCAACTCTTCAAGAAGTGGAGAAGGACTAATCAGAAAGTCCGACTTCAGATTCCAAGACCAGCGGTACTGCACAGTCCAGTGCAGGCTGTCCCACCCAGCACCACGAGCAAAGACAAGAATAAGGAAACTATTGTTTAG